The following nucleotide sequence is from Pochonia chlamydosporia 170 chromosome 4, whole genome shotgun sequence.
AGTACTACGTCAATATGGCACATTCGCCGTAGTTGAGTCCGTGGATGGATTGTCGCTGTGTGACGAGCGCATTCTTTGAGTTCAATAACTCTGTACGGTTGACATGGAGTGAGGAATTGATAAGATGTAATATGGCTGATGAATAGGCTCTTTTAATGCTTTTGAACAAGAGATGGACAAGCGTAGGCTAGCATGATACACTCTTCTCGTCAATTGTGTCAGGTCCATCTCGCTATCAGTACACAGTCAAAGTTTGTATGACTGCTATTATGAGAGACACCCAAGTTATTTGTACACAACGAGTGAGGGCATAAGTTGCTGTTACTCAGTCTACTACCATTTCCAGCTATTTAGTACTCACGACAGAGGTCATCTGTAACACAAATATGACTATTTCCACTTATAATGGCGTGGTCTGTGGTGTATCATAcattcatctccaacatgAGGGTTAGTCCTTGGTACGAAGTTTGTAACTAACCCCAGTTCTTCCTCAGGGCAAATATCATAGATAGTGTAGCAAAAAGTCTCAGCATATAAAGATGGAGAAAACGAAGGGACGAAGAGTCACTGACCGGGCTTGAACACAGATCGTGGTAAGAGTTGGATCGGTGAATCACTGGAGAAACTACAGCAGTCACCAAGACGCTTTGAGGCGGTGATTCAGAATTGGTAGGTGAGTATATGTGTAATAAGAGGTATCAGACTGTGATTCATACTTGCTTTGGCCGAGCATATGAACTGTGGCGATTTATCATGTTATTCAGGTCCGTCGTCATCCTGTCTCAAATCATGTAGGTTATGTAACTGACTGAGCGCACAAAGGTAGAACCTGGTCTGCGGTGAGTAACCGTTGTGTTGCGTGTCGCTGAGCGGTAGGAATCACTGTTCTCAATGCGGTTATGTATGAGAGCGAATGGAAGAGGACCTTACTCGACCATGAGCACTTTGATGATGTCCTTACGAAGGATGATCAGCACAGCATAAACTGCTATTCGAATAATAGACCCTGCCGTCTACATTCTTATTGATTGGAAAACCTCCATGCTTCCTCGGCGGTAAACTTGCGGTACTCTTCTGAGTCGAGATCAGAGTTACCAACAAACTGGCTAACTAATGGCCCGTACGGACAGTGTCTCGCGTATCAGTGCAGCTACATATGCCTGAGTTGATGTTCAACTGCCAACGCTTCACTCTTTCCCTACCGACTACCGAGAAAGGCTGTTCAGACTGGTTTGCTTCTCATTCAAGCTGATTGATAATGTAGCTGCTCTCGGTATAGGCCACCTTGCCATCTGTGCAGGTCTCCATGTCGGAATACAGCTACAAATTACCATCCGAATATGAAGACACGAGTTAACGAAATACCAAGCATCACCATATCACACAGCACGATAAATCAGTCTGGACCGATATAAAAACAGGCAAATGAAATTCTTTCTCATACTATCATCAAATAATCCCCCGTCCAGTCAAGACGCTAAACCGCCAGCTTCATCAGGTAGCAAATTCCAGAATTCAGACCCCTTTAGATACTCTGCCCAGCGGCGCGGATCCGTAATACGCAACGCTCTCGACTTGGGAAGCTCCGTCGTGCCATGTTAGGGGGTGCTGAATGGTCTATCCGGTTCGTGGGTCGCGTTGTGCCGTCATTATTGCgtcttgaagaggaggatggcgCAGTGGCCGAGGTAGAAGTAGATGAAATGCTTTGTTTCTGCTACACGTCAGTGTCTCCGTATACGTACAACGCGCCTGAAGCATAGCGTGGTGAAGCTTGGCTGGGAGAATCAACGCACCGTGGGtgacgaagctgccaaagTTGCGGCCGACGATGCAGTGCCAGGTAGGGCCTTTTCGCTCGTCGAACTGTGCGTGGTTAGCGTGGGTAAGAGGTGATTTATGATTCGAGATGACGAACTGTGCGCTTGATGTGTTGGGCAATGTCCTGTGGTAGTTGTTAGCCATTGCGTGGTCGAGGTTGTGGACGGGTTGACGCACCTTTTCAATGGTGAATTTGGACATGGCTTCCTGAGCTGTACGGAATAGAATCAGCATCCGAGTTGGGCTAGACATTGTACCAAGTGGTAATCAAGTGGTGTTTATGCGACTGCCAACGTACCAACTTCAATCGACTCTTGTTGCATGTCCTCAGTCTATTCGCAGCATGTCAGCGCGTCGTTCGGTCTCGTCTTGGCTCGTAATGGCTCACCATATCGGCAGACTTGATCTGAGCTGCATCAAAGTTAGCAAGCTCCCTCGGCAAGTTTTCTTGGTCAGAATGTTGGGCCAGTCCCACCTTCAAGCTTCTCCCGAGGAGCAGGAGTCTCTGCTTGCTTGTCCGCCATTCTGACAGGGGGGTTCGTGAGTCGAGAGTGTAAAGTCGGGCGATGAGGTTCTCCCTGGCTAGAGATTGCACACGGCGTCAGTATTATGCGAGCTCGTGGTTGCGGACGTTCGGACGTGATGTTTTGGAGAAATTCAAGGGGGGTGGATGCCGAGGCTGCGGGTTCGAGCTCGACCTGTGAGCCTGAGTCTGAGCCTGAGCTTggactttcaatgttgaccgTTGGCGATGGGCCCAAGATAGGAGAATACGCACGGTCTGTGGAAGCGGGATGACGTCCAATGTTGGTTCGATTGGAAATTCGGCGCTGGTGCGGGGGGAGGTGAGGtgaatgttggtggtttgtaGTCAATTCGCGTTGGATCGTGGCACGGGTTTGGTGTAGCTGACGTACTGTATGGAGTGGAAGTAGGCAGCTAAAATACACAAAATGCTTAGATGAGTCCAGTGATCgatccatgtcatgtcatccCAGTGCCGGTTTCATGGCGCGGCTGGTTCGCTCAGCCTGGACTCAGCCCCAGTTATTCAATTCGTCTCAATTAACATTGACGCCCCAATCAACCGGAAACCGCCCAGCTCCAGGCACTTgagtgaccagacttgactaTCATCTTGATTCTTGACCCTGTCCAACTCTCCACGAAAATGGACGTGCTGGGCATGGGAGCGCTTCCATAAATATCTGCGCGTCTGAGACCAACACCTGCAGGGTCCATCCATATCATGTCGAATTTATTATCTCCCGCTTTGCCGCCGGAAACTGCGCTTCTCTCAAAAAGCCCAACCAAGGGGGttgtctggactctggaaTAGCGGTGGAGCTTCACCCTGGAACACATCTCGCGAAGGACACTCTACATACTTTGTCGGTGTGTTTGGTTTCCATTGACAAGTAAAGCTGCGATTTCATGTACCGTATATTCATAGCCCAATTATCGAAATCCTTGCCCTGCATGTTTCCGCAGTCCTTAATATGCCCAGCTCCGCCAACCCCGGCAAACAGACAACTTCAGTGCAGAAACCTCTGCGACTTCAAAAACATTTCCCACCTCACATATCCCTAATTCAAATCTAGTGGATTTCCCGCAAGATAGTCTTCCAAGCTATGCAGCTTCCCCCTAGCCTTTCCCGCCGCCCACGCCACCTTCTCCTCCGTCCCTTCACCATAGTATCCGAAATCCTGTATATACAATAGCATATGTACAAGATAATCCCCCATACTAGGAGGCAAGAACTTCCGAAACACATCTTCCGGGAGTTGTCTGTAAGCAACAGTCTTGCCAGTACTCCCGCTGATAATCCCAACAATCTCCTCCATCGTATACAGCCTTGTAGCCGCGCAGAGCACCTGGCCCTCAAAGGCATCTGGATCAGCCAAAATTGCAGATACATACTTCCCCGTGTCCGTGATATCGATAAGCGGCAGCTTGGTAGCAGGAGAAGCCACCGTAGCAAGCACGTACGTGCCGTCGTCGGTACCATTGGGCCGCATGTTTGTTGCGAAGTTCTGCATAAACGAACCCGGTGCAAAGAAGGCACTTTTGATAGGCAGCGTTCGTATGTACTCTTCCACCTTGGCTTTGCAGTCAAAATGCCCGCCCTTGTTGTACTTGCCTCCTGAGTTGTCGTTGATGCATGGCAGTgtgctgaagatgagatACTTTGCGCCGACTTTCACAGCGGCATCGGCAATGCGTCGCCCTTGTGAAAGTTCACGTTCTTCTAGCTTGTCATCGtagatggtggtggtcagGAAGAATACTGTGTGGGCACCTTGGAGGGCTTTCTCTACAGAGGATGTGTTGTCCGCGTCGCCTTTGACTACTTCGACGGGTTtttgttggagatgctgcgCTGCGGGAGTGGATGTATCGCGGGTGACTGCTCGGATTTTGTATTCATCACGAAGAGTGGCGTCGTTGATGACTGAGTTGATGACCGATCCGCCTTGGTTGCCTGTGGCACCAAAGACGACTAAAAGTTTGGACATTGTGTCTTTTGCCGGTGATGAATGGAGTGAAATGGGTTCGGTCGAGTTAGCCTTCTGATGTATAGTAGGCAGTCAAGTTGTAGTGAGATGTTTGAGTGATGCTTCTTTTATACTTAATGGTATCCTCGGTATAAATAACGGAATGGTGTGCAAAGAGCAGAGTTCGGAGGTTGTAGAAGCGAAGAAGCGACGGTTTGTTCTTCCAACAACGCGACGCGAGCCCGTCACGGAATTAGGGATGAGAGTTGATCATTTATTCCGGTTGAACCCAGTCATCTCAGCCAGACCAAGAGATGTGTTGAAAGCCAAACTACGTATGGATTGGTGCCCGCCATCAAGTGGCAATAAGTTGTGGAGCTCGCAACCTTATCATGATGCAAACAGAGTGAGGTCTTGGGGAGGAGAATTGTATTCTGAACAACACTAGCCAAGTGATATCAGTAGCACCGGAGATATACTTATCGTTCATATGCCCAAGCACATTATTACAGAGAGAATACATGACAGAGGAAACAGTTGGATGGAAATAAGGCGGACATTAATGCACAGGCTAGCCCAGTTTCGTATTCCACTACATTTTGGTTGGTTGTAAGTGTGGAGTAAATTAAATACTTAAGTAAAGAGCAGCCTTCAGCTTAGCTGTATGGCGAAAATAGTGTTGTGGTATCACGGCAGATTTTCGAGTGAACTTTGCATTTCTGCAGCCATAACGTGAGCCTCAACCCTAGTGTAAAGGAAATACCCATATGATATGGGGCAGAGTCCAGATTTTAAAAATGCTGCAATATCAAAATTGAAAGCCCAATGAGCCTCAAGGACACCAAGCCGATCCCATTAGGTATTAGTATCAACATGAGCGCAATGCCATAATCTGAGTCGAGTTGGCAATTTGGAGTCGAATTTTGACTTTCCCTCTCACCAATCAACATTGTGAAGTCAAATACAGTATGCCCCGCCTCACAAACACGACTTTCATGTAACCATTTGCCCACAATCTCAcagggaaaaaaagagaaaaaaaaaaaaaaaaaaaaaaaaaaaacaccacCGGCCACGACAAAAAGAAATGATGAGACTGGGACTCGAACCCAGGAGGATTGCTCCATCAGGTTCCCTCTCACCAATCAACATTGTGAAGTCAAATACAGTATGCCCCGCCTCACAAACACGACTTTCATGTAACCATTTGCCCACAATCTCAcagggaaaaaaagagaaaaaaaaaaaaaaaaaaaaaaacaccacCGGCCACGACAAAAAGAAATGATGAGACTGGGACTCGAACCCAGGAGGATTGCTCCATCAGGAAACTGTTGTTAAGGTCACCTTAACCTGACGCCATAACCAACTCGGCCATCTCACCGACAGTTTTTGTTGAATACAAACTCGCTTATTATGTATCATATTGCCAACACATACATGGCTCAGAGTCCGAAAATTGCTGCCCTGTTAAAATGAACATCAcaaatacctacctaggtactcatACTTTAGCAGAGTTTGGCGGCTTAATCACAGCATAGGTTGTGCATACATGCTATATCCTCTATTCATCCTCATATTTCTCTGTGTGTTTAGATATGACCTTGGCTGCCAGAGATGACCTTTGCCCGGTCGCACTTGCCAACATGAGTTATCCAGATGTGTCTGATAAAGTGCTGATGGTCATCGTAAACTCGTCAATAACAGCGTTTACGCCGGCGCATAACCACAATTTTatacaacttcaacatggcaCTACCCGAGCTGAGTTTATTCACAAAGTACAACCTGAAAGATTGAAAAGACAACCCTCATTCGCAGAAATTGTCCCAAATATCGAGATTGTGTTGGCTCTAGGGTAGCTATATGCACCTCGGTGCGCACGGACCAAGGCACGATACGGCACGACGATAAGAACcaaaactttttttttcttcacCTCCCTTCCCTGCCACAACATCTGGCCGTCTGCGGGcagacaccaccaacatggcTTGAGAAACCAGAAACCACTTTTTATTCCCTTCTCATTAATTTAATCATGTCTTCCTCCAGAATTTTCATCAAGGGCCTGCCTCCCAACATCACCGAGGCAGAGTTCCGTAAGCATTTTTCTGCTAAAAACCGAGAGATCACAGATGTCAAGCTGATCCCCCAACGTCGGATCGGATATGTGGGCTACAAGAGCGCGGATGATGCGACAAGTGCTGTCAAGTACTTCAATCGATCATACATTCGCATGTCTAAGATATCGGTCGAGACTGCCCGACCTGTGAGTTTCTTCCCCCACGTCTTACCTTGCTTACCTGCCTGGATATTGGTTGCTGATGGAATGTCAGATCTCAGACCCAGCCTTGAGCAAAGGACACAATGCTTCCCGCATACTCGGAGCGCCggaagcccaagcccaaaGCGCTCCGCGGACAAAGTCTGATCATGACGTGAACCCGAAGAAGCGGAAGCGAGAGGAACAGGAAACATCTGATCCAAAGCTGCGAGAGTTCCTGCAGGTCATGAGGTCCGGAAGGGAAGGTGCCATTGCGGATGACTCAAATGCCCCAGCCGGGACAGATCATATGCTTGGTTCGGGAGACGTCGCTGTTCCAGACGAAGAGAGTGATGACGAGTACGAACAAATCCCATCGAGAAAAGAGAAATCGAGAAGGATAGAACCCCATCAAGCCAAGTCGGACCAAGTAgcccaacaaccaccacTCAGGGATGAGAAAATTCACCACGATGATACGCCTCAGGACACTGGTGAGATCAAAGCTGAGCAAATTGATTCAGACATGACTGGTCAAAATCCAGAGCCGACTGGCGCAACAGACGACGATTGGTTGCGATCCCGGACCAACAGGTTGCTGGATCTAGTTGACCCTGACGACCTCGACTCCGGAGCAGCGCCAAGCCCCGTAGATGATACCACAAAGCAAGACACAGAGGACGACAGACTATCGTTGCATTCCTCCGACGGGGTGACACCTGACACAACTGCTCCAGTGGCGACGAGTAGCGAAACAGCAACTGAAGGCGCTGTCGACGCTATCTCTCGCACGTCTCGGCTTTTCGTCCGGAACCTGCCATACAGCGCCACTGAAGAAGATCTTCGGGAAGCgtttgatgagtttgggACACTCCAAGAGGTACGTCGGCTACATCAGATCCTACCCTGCCTACCTGCAGTATTCTTCTCCCACCCTCCCAAAAGGCGCAATGATGAACCCCAAGATAGGGACAGCTTATACTTCGGTATATGATGTGAACCTGGGCGAATATTTTAGTAGATGCTTCGATTTTCTGAGCTTTTTGCCTTGGCTTATACACAGCCATGTTTGATGTTTCTGGTTTATTTTTAGTACGAGGACATACGGACAGAACTAACTTTTTGGTCCAGGTCCATCTGCCCGTAAGTGCTGCTGGGGCAACAAAGGGATTTGCTTTGATACTCTTCGCAGATCCATCGGACGCGGTGAAGGCATTCCAGACAATGGATGGGGCAACGTTTCAAGGGCGAATCCTCCACATCATTCCAGCCAGCGCAAAACGGGAGCAGGGATTGGATGAATTTGGGATTTCCAAGCTACCTCTGAAGAGACAAAACATGATACGTAAGAAAGCCGAGGCAGcttccagcagcttcaatTGGAACTCCCTCTACATGAGCCAGGATGCTGTCAACGCCTCTGTTGCCAGCCGGCTTGGTGTCTCAAAATCCGAGCTGCTCGATCCTACATCGGCTGATGCCGCCATCAAGCAGGCGATTGCGGAGACCACTGTAATCCAAGAAACCAAGGCCTACTTCGCCGCAAATGGTGTGGACCTGGAAGCGTTCAAATCGCAACGGCGGGGTGATACCACCATCTTGGTAAAAAACTTTCCCTATGGAACTACGATGGAGGAGCTCAGAAAAATGTTTGAGGAGCATGGTCAGGTCCTCAAAGTGCTAATGCCTCCCACTGGgaccattgccattgtgCAGTTTGCACAATCGAATCACGCAAAAGCCGCTTTCGGTAAGGTTGCGTACAGGCGAATCAAAGACAGTGtgctcttcttggagaaGGGACCCAAAGATTTGATCCGAGAGGATGTGTCGGGATCGGCACAGGCAGGCAAAGTGACAACGGACCAACAGGCAACAGGGGTGCAAAAGCTTAGTGTCAACGACTTGTTGTCCAGCGGCGATAAGGCAGAAGAGGTGGAAACGACCTCTCTGTTTATCCGCAATTTAAACTTCACCACAACCACTAGCAGGCTGGCGGAAGCTTTCGAATCCCTCGACGGATTCGTGTCAGCCAGGGTTAAGACGAAGATGGATCCCAAGAAACCCGGACAGACACTGAGTATGGGTTTTGGGTTTGCAGAGTTTCGATCCAAGGCCCAGGCCCAGGCAGCTCTCAAAGTCATGGATGGGTACGTACTGGATGGCCACACTCTGGGCGTGAAGGCGTCGCACAAGGGCCAGGATGCGGCCGAAGAAAGACGGCGGGAAGATCGAGCAAAGAAGTCAGCGGCGCAGAGGACCAAGATCATCATTAAGAACTTGCCCTTCCA
It contains:
- a CDS encoding multiple RNA-binding domain-containing protein 1 (similar to Aspergillus terreus NIH2624 XP_001211804.1): MSSSRIFIKGLPPNITEAEFRKHFSAKNREITDVKLIPQRRIGYVGYKSADDATSAVKYFNRSYIRMSKISVETARPISDPALSKGHNASRILGAPEAQAQSAPRTKSDHDVNPKKRKREEQETSDPKLREFLQVMRSGREGAIADDSNAPAGTDHMLGSGDVAVPDEESDDEYEQIPSRKEKSRRIEPHQAKSDQVAQQPPLRDEKIHHDDTPQDTGEIKAEQIDSDMTGQNPEPTGATDDDWLRSRTNRLLDLVDPDDLDSGAAPSPVDDTTKQDTEDDRLSLHSSDGVTPDTTAPVATSSETATEGAVDAISRTSRLFVRNLPYSATEEDLREAFDEFGTLQEVHLPVSAAGATKGFALILFADPSDAVKAFQTMDGATFQGRILHIIPASAKREQGLDEFGISKLPLKRQNMIRKKAEAASSSFNWNSLYMSQDAVNASVASRLGVSKSELLDPTSADAAIKQAIAETTVIQETKAYFAANGVDLEAFKSQRRGDTTILVKNFPYGTTMEELRKMFEEHGQVLKVLMPPTGTIAIVQFAQSNHAKAAFGKVAYRRIKDSVLFLEKGPKDLIREDVSGSAQAGKVTTDQQATGVQKLSVNDLLSSGDKAEEVETTSLFIRNLNFTTTTSRLAEAFESLDGFVSARVKTKMDPKKPGQTLSMGFGFAEFRSKAQAQAALKVMDGYVLDGHTLGVKASHKGQDAAEERRREDRAKKSAAQRTKIIIKNLPFQATKKDVRSLFGTYGQLRSVRVPKKADFTARGFAFADFVTPREAENALNALKDTHLLGRRLVLDFAEAEAVDAEEEIEKMQRKVGGQVNKVALQKLTGGGRKKVNIGNDGEDELDG
- a CDS encoding dynein light chain (similar to Colletotrichum fioriniae PJ7 XP_007599974.1), which codes for MADKQAETPAPREKLEAQIKSADMTEDMQQESIEVAQEAMSKFTIEKDIAQHIKRTFDERKGPTWHCIVGRNFGSFVTHETKHFIYFYLGHCAILLFKTQ
- a CDS encoding NmrA family transcriptional regulator (similar to Metarhizium acridum CQMa 102 XP_007812582.1), encoding MSKLLVVFGATGNQGGSVINSVINDATLRDEYKIRAVTRDTSTPAAQHLQQKPVEVVKGDADNTSSVEKALQGAHTVFFLTTTIYDDKLEERELSQGRRIADAAVKVGAKYLIFSTLPCINDNSGGKYNKGGHFDCKAKVEEYIRTLPIKSAFFAPGSFMQNFATNMRPNGTDDGTYVLATVASPATKLPLIDITDTGKYVSAILADPDAFEGQVLCAATRLYTMEEIVGIISGSTGKTVAYRQLPEDVFRKFLPPSMGDYLVHMLLYIQDFGYYGEGTEEKVAWAAGKARGKLHSLEDYLAGNPLDLN